Proteins from one Algicella marina genomic window:
- a CDS encoding phosphomannomutase: protein MNELSCFKSYDVRGQLGKNLDEDIAYRIGRAFALVLGAKTVVCGRDGRESSPTLVMALANGLMDSGADVLDIGLCGTEEVYFATDHYGADGGIMVTASHNPIDYNGFKLVRSGARPLSADNGMRPIHDMAASQKFGPERQKGTRKEVFSRDAYTDRVLSFVTPPLIRNLNVVVNAGNGVAGPTFDYIAERLEENGANIEFTRVNHVPDATFPNGIPNPLLPENQPVTSQAVKNAGADFGVAWDGDFDRCFLFDEFGNFIDGEYIVGLLAAAFLKKAPGASIVHDARIMWNTQAIVEAAGGQAVTSKTGHPLMKQKMRDVDAIYGGEMSAHHYFRGFMYCDSGMIPWLLVAEFLSESGKTLSELVADMKANFPSSGEINFRVSDPVEVSRQFEEKYLPECQSLERLDGLSLDMGRWRVNLRSSNTEPLLRLNVESRGDRSLLNAKVSEIRAFLTQFGTISD from the coding sequence ATGAATGAGCTTTCCTGTTTCAAGAGTTACGACGTTCGCGGTCAACTCGGCAAAAATTTAGATGAGGACATTGCCTACAGGATAGGTCGTGCCTTTGCACTGGTGTTGGGGGCCAAGACGGTAGTGTGCGGTCGTGATGGCCGAGAGAGCAGCCCCACATTGGTGATGGCATTGGCCAACGGATTGATGGACAGCGGCGCCGATGTACTGGACATTGGACTGTGCGGCACGGAGGAAGTCTACTTTGCCACCGATCATTATGGTGCCGATGGCGGCATCATGGTGACAGCTTCCCATAACCCGATCGACTATAACGGCTTCAAGCTTGTACGAAGTGGCGCCCGCCCGCTTTCAGCCGACAATGGCATGCGCCCGATCCATGACATGGCGGCATCGCAGAAATTCGGTCCCGAGCGCCAGAAAGGCACGCGCAAGGAAGTCTTTTCGAGAGATGCTTACACCGACCGGGTGCTTTCCTTCGTGACGCCACCGCTGATCCGCAACCTCAACGTTGTTGTAAATGCTGGCAACGGCGTTGCAGGACCGACGTTTGATTATATAGCCGAACGACTCGAAGAAAACGGTGCAAACATTGAATTCACAAGGGTCAATCACGTTCCGGATGCGACTTTTCCGAATGGAATTCCCAACCCTCTCTTGCCGGAAAACCAGCCAGTCACCTCGCAGGCTGTCAAAAATGCGGGTGCGGATTTCGGCGTCGCGTGGGACGGAGACTTCGACCGCTGTTTCCTGTTCGATGAATTCGGCAACTTCATCGATGGTGAATACATCGTTGGTTTGCTTGCAGCCGCATTTCTGAAAAAGGCTCCTGGCGCGTCCATTGTGCACGACGCGCGTATAATGTGGAATACTCAAGCCATTGTGGAAGCTGCTGGCGGCCAGGCCGTCACCAGCAAGACCGGCCATCCATTGATGAAGCAAAAAATGCGTGACGTAGATGCGATCTATGGTGGCGAGATGAGTGCGCATCACTATTTCCGCGGGTTCATGTACTGTGACAGCGGCATGATTCCATGGTTGCTGGTCGCGGAGTTTCTCTCTGAGTCCGGCAAAACGCTCTCTGAACTCGTGGCAGACATGAAAGCCAACTTTCCTTCTTCAGGGGAAATTAACTTTCGGGTGTCAGACCCTGTCGAGGTGTCGCGTCAGTTCGAGGAGAAATATCTGCCCGAATGCCAGTCATTGGAACGTCTGGACGGCCTGAGCCTGGACATGGGACGATGGAGGGTAAATCTTCGAAGTTCCAATACGGAACCGCTGTTGAGGCTGAATGTGGAATCCCGTGGGGATAGATCCCTGCTCAATGCCAAGGTTTCAGAGATTCGCGCATTCCTGACACAATTTGGTACGATTTCGGATTAA
- a CDS encoding Tad domain-containing protein, with protein sequence MPFVVVLFLTMVVMAGMGVDFMRHESARSDLQNALDRGVLAATSRTQTLALAEEGMSDEEIEQAKRELIASYMKSRTFNIAVPDVDVSIPDDLDEDETAVSATADYDLSTFFLKIAGFRNMTVPAASYAEQRRVDIEVAVVLDISGSMQDQSSVLRDETNPGAGYFNKMEAMQEAVVSFVEGLLPDEQSTRQTLISVVPYSGQTSANAFMADFYNLQPPENFQNRHGYSWCFDFNSNTDYETVVISPSPSGAPYRQYQHVVESGRSADQRRYPCPARGADAANFVNRNVILPYSNDVDEITTMVRNLRSELYTSTYTGIKWAAALLDPSSRPLVSALINQSDPDVALYDGFEGWPQNYSDTGVQKYLIIFSDGRNTLQRKITNANRYYVPSDDLTSDAERFEEEMQQYEAWNFGLIDGNNSRWSSSHPPAGQATTFRRVSNYVNGSMGDSLSRSICSAAKSAASGGRLTIFSIGYELDNSDAGTTARGVLQDCSTNPATDFFDIRGGMDPSEAFDEIQSRINRLKLAQAQD encoded by the coding sequence ATGCCTTTCGTCGTCGTTCTATTCCTTACCATGGTCGTCATGGCTGGGATGGGCGTCGATTTCATGCGACATGAGTCTGCTCGTTCGGACCTGCAGAACGCGCTTGATCGCGGGGTCCTTGCCGCCACCTCTCGAACCCAGACACTCGCTCTGGCGGAAGAGGGGATGTCCGACGAAGAGATCGAGCAAGCCAAACGCGAACTCATCGCGAGTTACATGAAGTCGCGAACCTTCAATATCGCGGTTCCCGACGTCGACGTTTCCATTCCTGATGATCTTGATGAAGATGAAACGGCGGTCTCTGCGACGGCGGACTACGATCTCAGCACCTTCTTCCTGAAGATAGCCGGTTTCCGGAACATGACCGTTCCGGCCGCGAGTTACGCCGAGCAGCGTCGAGTCGATATCGAAGTAGCTGTCGTCCTGGATATCTCCGGATCCATGCAGGACCAGTCTTCAGTTCTGCGCGACGAAACCAATCCCGGGGCAGGTTACTTCAACAAAATGGAAGCTATGCAGGAAGCTGTTGTTTCCTTCGTTGAAGGTCTGCTTCCGGACGAGCAATCAACTCGCCAGACCCTCATCTCGGTTGTGCCCTACTCGGGGCAGACCTCTGCAAATGCCTTCATGGCTGATTTCTATAATTTGCAGCCACCCGAAAACTTCCAGAATCGCCACGGTTACTCTTGGTGCTTCGATTTCAACTCAAACACGGATTACGAGACGGTTGTCATCAGCCCGTCACCGAGCGGTGCGCCCTACCGGCAGTACCAGCACGTTGTCGAAAGCGGACGCTCGGCAGATCAACGACGTTATCCCTGTCCGGCACGAGGCGCCGATGCGGCAAACTTCGTCAATCGCAATGTGATCCTGCCGTATTCCAACGATGTAGACGAAATCACCACTATGGTGCGCAACCTGCGCAGTGAGTTGTATACGTCTACCTATACCGGCATCAAATGGGCAGCCGCGCTGCTTGATCCTTCATCTCGTCCGCTGGTCTCCGCTCTGATCAATCAGTCTGATCCGGACGTAGCCTTGTATGATGGGTTCGAAGGCTGGCCGCAGAACTATTCAGACACCGGTGTTCAAAAATATCTGATCATCTTCTCTGACGGTCGAAACACACTCCAGCGCAAAATCACAAACGCCAACCGTTACTATGTTCCGTCAGACGATTTGACCTCAGACGCAGAGCGGTTTGAAGAAGAGATGCAGCAGTATGAAGCGTGGAACTTCGGTCTCATCGACGGCAACAACAGCCGTTGGAGTTCTTCGCACCCTCCTGCTGGCCAGGCGACCACGTTCCGCCGTGTTTCGAACTATGTCAACGGAAGTATGGGGGACTCGCTATCGCGTTCAATATGTAGTGCCGCCAAGAGTGCAGCATCCGGTGGCCGTTTGACAATCTTTTCGATTGGGTATGAGCTGGACAACAGTGATGCCGGGACGACTGCGCGGGGTGTTCTTCAGGATTGTTCCACAAACCCGGCCACCGATTTCTTCGACATCCGCGGCGGTATGGATCCTTCCGAAGCGTTCGATGAAATTCAGAGCCGGATCAACCGGTTGAAACTGGCGCAGGCACAGGACTGA
- a CDS encoding TadE/TadG family type IV pilus assembly protein, with protein MNMRSLWRRKGKAEDGNATVEFVIVFPVFIAIVLSMFESGWLMTKYMMLDRGLDMAMRELKLGIAPLNDPTEENLRSQICDYAAILNNCETELRIELRNHDDPSLDENFPHSQPDCYDRSPDVTIQPQMQISATAAQRTSIILVRACMLVDPIFPGLGLGAWLPKAEYGGHQMVSFAVFMNEPG; from the coding sequence ATGAATATGCGATCACTCTGGCGAAGGAAGGGAAAGGCGGAAGACGGCAACGCGACAGTCGAATTTGTCATCGTTTTTCCCGTTTTCATTGCCATTGTGCTGTCCATGTTCGAGTCCGGCTGGCTGATGACCAAGTATATGATGCTGGACCGTGGACTCGACATGGCGATGCGTGAGCTCAAGCTCGGGATTGCACCACTGAACGATCCGACGGAAGAAAATCTCCGCTCACAGATATGCGACTACGCGGCAATCCTGAACAACTGTGAAACGGAACTGCGGATCGAGTTGCGTAATCACGATGACCCTTCTCTTGACGAGAATTTTCCCCACAGTCAGCCGGACTGCTATGACAGGTCGCCAGACGTGACAATTCAACCGCAAATGCAGATCTCTGCAACAGCAGCGCAGCGGACATCGATCATTCTGGTTCGCGCGTGCATGCTGGTGGACCCGATCTTTCCCGGCCTCGGCCTTGGCGCATGGCTGCCGAAAGCGGAGTACGGTGGGCACCAGATGGTTTCTTTCGCAGTCTTCATGAACGAACCGGGCTAA
- a CDS encoding TadE/TadG family type IV pilus assembly protein: protein MLFLKGQLERVFRAVRSEEGTVTIEFVILFPLLAAWFLGSFIYFDAYRSKTITAKVAFTMSDLMARRGEMNDADLRDYYEIQKRMMPRRMEKSWMRVSSICYRERELAGETVGEYRLHWSTTFDDFYDADAGELPNIKKYEDDDEIPVNLMPMMADGDSIIFTEVYGTWEPIAKQFSGYMGLSELTWAQRITERPRFTRVISYESEGATNICNAATWEPS from the coding sequence ATGCTTTTTCTAAAAGGCCAGTTGGAACGAGTGTTTCGCGCGGTGCGCTCAGAAGAGGGTACAGTCACGATCGAGTTCGTGATCCTGTTTCCGCTCTTGGCAGCCTGGTTTCTTGGAAGTTTCATCTATTTTGATGCCTATCGTTCAAAGACAATCACTGCAAAAGTTGCATTCACGATGAGCGATCTCATGGCGCGCCGCGGCGAAATGAATGACGCGGATCTGCGAGACTATTATGAAATTCAGAAGCGGATGATGCCGCGCCGTATGGAAAAATCATGGATGCGTGTTAGCAGTATCTGCTATCGGGAGCGTGAACTGGCCGGCGAAACCGTCGGCGAGTACAGGTTGCATTGGTCTACCACTTTCGATGATTTCTACGATGCTGATGCAGGAGAGTTGCCGAACATCAAGAAATATGAGGATGACGACGAAATTCCAGTCAATCTCATGCCAATGATGGCGGACGGTGATAGCATCATTTTCACAGAGGTTTACGGCACATGGGAGCCAATTGCGAAGCAGTTCTCCGGGTACATGGGTTTGAGTGAACTGACTTGGGCACAGCGTATTACGGAACGTCCGCGCTTTACTCGCGTTATCTCATACGAGTCCGAAGGCGCCACCAATATTTGCAATGCGGCAACTTGGGAACCTTCCTGA